The DNA segment ATTTCTATATGTTCAAATTCAAACACTCACTCATTCAATCTCATTAACCCTCAACCACTCAATCACCATAGACAAGCAATTTGGATATTTCTGTTTCACTTATCCAACATTCAATTTCATATCTTACATTCCAAAGTTTCACTCAAACAATTACATAAACACTAGTAATAATAAGAACTATGACCAAATCACTTTCAATCAACATATATAAATCTTTTTCCTTTCAAACCCTATTTCTAGAAATATCCACATTGCTTCCCTTTCAAATCGCTTCTATTTTCCCATTCCAATAATCATTTAACCATTCACACACAAATTTTTACCAATTATTTTTGAACCCACATTACAAATGAACATAGAACTCAAAAGAAAGAGGATGAAAGAAAAAACTTACCCGGATTTTCGAGAATGAGGAAGATGGAACCGAAGGCTTCTGTTGAAGGAGACACACAAAATCGAAGGCTTTCTGTAAGAGAGAGGTGATTCGTCGCACTTGATTTCGGATTGATTTCGAACAAGAAGAAAAGATGATTTCGTCGATTAGAGTTTCCGccaaaaagaaaagaggaaAATGAGTGCAGTCGGGGTGGTCGGGACGCGTGTTCTAAGGGGAAGAGGAGAGAAGAAAAGACTCTGGTTAGGTTAGAGGGTTAGCTTAGGTTTAGTTgtagttttataaatttattaagggtaGTTTAGTATTTACTGATATTTctgtaattaaaagaaaaagaaaattaaataatttattaggtGGGACAAATAAGAATAAACTATAGAGGTAGTAGGGCAAATAATTAAGAATAAAGTCCGTCCTTTTATTACAATCTCAAGTATTTTGTGTACTCACCTAATCCATCTGAATGGGGGTTTTTTTTTACGACGATCTGATTGTTTACTAAAACTAATGTCATTTTACGTATTAACTCCTATCTTATCATCATGATCATTTTGCACTTAATCctaaatactatatattttcGATTGCTTCTTCTACTTGTTCGGAAAAAGAGGAATAAGCTACAAATATATGAAATCAGGCACATGTAATGCATAAATAAATAGCTTCCAGTAGTCATACAAAAAGCTAATTTAGGACTAAATGATTTACATTCTTGTAAGGTGAGATTGGGTAATGGCTAGTTTCGAATGAGAAAGATTATTTGATTGATATGAAATTGTTATTGACTGAAGACGACCAACAAACAAAACTTTCTTGTTCAGGTATATTCTTtgtagaaaatataagaaatgttGATAGTACCAATCAAAACaccatgtatataaatattccCCTGTAACCACATAAAATAATGCAATGTGGAAGATATAATAATACCTCCTCATATTCTTATGATAACCGGGAATTTTCCTGTAATACCTCAAAATTTCCAAACATGTGAACTAATCAATTAAAAACATCCATGTCAACAATGTGTAATTAGAATGAGGAAAAGTGTCTCTAAGTGTAAAAAATTCTTATGATTGTAACCAATAGTGAAATGATATATAATCGTCAAAAGTTTTGCgaatatatagttgtataacTAACTAGTGGACTAGGTATTGAAAGAAACACAAAAACCTAATAATCACCCCACTGTGAATTTCTACTTTGAACATCTGGAGTGTGTACTCACCGTCATAAGAACAATATTTTCCATCGAACCATAAAACACCTTTGTAAAGATCGAGAAAACAATCTTAATTATACCGTGCCATGTGTCTAAGATGTATGATGATATATAGTACTGATATGCAATATTGTTTCACTAAAATATCTGAGCTCAACGTAAAAACCCCCAGAAAAAACAAGTTTTGTGAAAGTATGTATAATTTGtacgtatatttttttttaatgtatgtgTACGTCGACCATCTTCGATAAACgtctaatatatataaaaaaatctgcACATGAACTCCTCCACCAATGTGTCTATACATGCATATAACACTCTTGACTTCGTCCTTTTCCATTCATCAaaatttcaagtttttcttCAAGTAGCACACGATCTCTTGCTGCAAAGTTTAAAACATCCAGTAACATATTTTGACAGCATGAAAACAGTAATATCCTTAACTCGTTTATGAAAACAGATGagaaagtaattttaaaatatatatattggagaCGAAAACGAGAAGATGTATTAATTAGGCAAGCCTTACGAGGAAGCAGAGGAGGATGCAAGCCGCTGCACTGGGGAATAATACGTACCAAAAGTTTAACTTTTGTAACTTTGCCCCGTCTATGAACAGTAGTGGTAAACTTGCCGCTGTTTCcagatatataaattatatgaaaaGATTAATCAATTATACTTTGTCAAAAGAagataatcaattatatttcaGTTTCTAGAATAAAATGTTTCTAGCATAAGGTTGAAAACGGGCTAATACTAAGAATTTGTAGATGGAACTATTAAACAAATTTTCGCTATTCAAAATCTCCTATGTACTGCCACTCTTTttattgattttgatttagttGGGATAAAAAAAATCGTTTGGAAATGGAAGGGATTTGATATTCCAGATTTCACATTTTTCCCGTTCGCTATCTGTTTCTCATATTTCTAACCTTTTCAACATAAATTAACAAAGTAAAAGTTTTTATGCTTTTTATGCTATGATGATTAATTCAAAAGTTTTAATGCTATGAtgtttaaataaattcaaaattttagtaatggaaattttatatactttcaaaaataccaaattatttaaaaagaagAAGGTATAATTCAATTACCAGGAGGATGACTAGCACGAGCAATGACCATAAATGCAATGGAAGCAGCTAGTGCGATGCTGCGGGAGAGCCAACCCGGCCCAAAGATGGAGAAAGTCAATACTCCAATGGCTGCACAACCTATTTGAGCCACGAATATATTGTATTTCTGAAATGAATACACATGCACCACCCATCACCGTTTTGATCAATAGTATAGTAGCTAGCATATTATGTTACGTTTATCGTAACTAGCGTTTCAATCGCAAGAAAAGAAATGCGAAAATTACCCTAGCAGCAGGTACAGAAGGAGTGGTGAAGAGAATGGCAGAGACGGCACCAAGTGGTGCAACCGACATTGAGATCCCTTTAGGGTTTAACATTTGATCTATACTTCCCATTATTGCCATAGCCGCAAACGCTCCTTTTCTCGTACCAGAAAATATTAATagaaaacattttaatttttttcaatacaTCCATACATATATTTGATTCATCAACGCGATCATAGATCCAAGGTTAGACATACATGACGGCTATGTGACCTATAATTTATCAAGTAATTTCGTTTGCATGCGTGttcgaatatatatataaaccaacTAAATAATATATGCCTCCTCTCAAGATTTGCATAGACGATAACTATTTATAATACGTATAATCTTTAATAATTCACAAACAATCTTGTTTCTATGTGTACAGATTATACGAATTACCAagaaaatgagatttttttgacaactacaaaaaagagaaaaagactagaatagcaccaaaccaagtttttgttcccaaagtagcactcaaggctcaaagtcacaaaaataggtttcattaaagaggtaatgtacacttatacccctagggttaattaattcaaaccttagggtttagagttaaggggttgggttttggaattagggtttaaaattttataaataataaataataaaataaaaaataaaaattttaaaaatagtttcaaaaagtatttttaaattataaaaataaaatctgaaaaaaataaaaaaaatttgaaattttttttttaaaaaaaattataaaaatttcgaatctgaaaacatataatctgaaactataaaaaaaaattatttttttttatttttatttttttttatttttatttattttagtttgtttatttaattttaaatcaagggtattatagatattttactctttaatgaatgtcatttttgtgactttctccttctagtgctatttttgagacataaacttcaaaaggtgctattattgacaattgccctacaAAAAACGAATTAATTAATAACTATTAATAGTTACGATTCTTATTTCTTACTAAATTCAAGAACTGGTCAACCTCAAACagttattttcaatagctaCTTGGTCGCTCGAAGAGACACGATCTCACTGTTTGTCTCTCTCCTCCCTTGTCTTCGGACAAAAGAAAATTGCTGTGTaacaattattttcatttttttgtgacaatctttttatatttataagaaaaactaacctGCTGCAGGCCAAATGACGTCACTAAGTGACGGAGCCACCGTGGTCTTATCGGGCTTCCAAGAATCCCAAGAAGCCGCCGGTAAATCCTCAGCCGAAGCCACCGGCATAGACACGCCGACGGTTCTGCTTACTCGGCGACGATTACTCCACGACCTTAGGCTTCTCATATGCCTTACAGATTCATGGATACATAGATCATAAGAAGGGAGCCCTACGAAATGATGGCTTTTGAAACCGGCAGAAACCATTCCCGGAACAGTTGAAACAGCCGGAGTAATAAGATGCCGGGGGAAAACCTGAAAGCGGTGGAAAGATAGAGGCTTCACCGGAAGCAAAGCCATGGTTGTTGGGAGgcttttgatataaattaatatatcaagAAAGACTCAAAACATGTCCCCTCTTTCTAATTATACCAAAAGGATGAGAGAGAGGAGACACTAGTGTACAATGACTTTTACAAACACTCAGATTTGTgtatttaactatatatatgttttgataaaaaaaaaatatataaatacatgtctatgcatatatgtatatgtgttAGTGATGTGAATATATGAGTTTACAAGTTGGATTTATTGTATAATGCAGAGGTCACAAAATAATAAAACGGACTGTTTACATTAATAAATTACGGCAACCGAATATTGAATGGAACTAGAACAattaagtttatatatattaatatattgcagttttacatttttatcaaCGATGTTTTCTGGTTAAATGAAGTTTgtattccggtttggttacattttgttggttgttttattccggtttggttactTAAACCacttcaagtttgagtaatagaatggcctTTTGAcgtaaaaaaagagaaaaagaaagtttGTATAAGAGCAACATTATCAGTTACAACCTCTACCAGtttctaaaataaaacaaaataatattattataagaatatttgataatgtttaatttttcaaaaccaaTTAAAAGCTTAGTTAAGTGACATATGTCGTTTAGAGTTTAGGAccggttttttaaaaaatttcattaattttttttctctctaattttaattttttaattattaagaaTCCCCTATATAACACTTGTCATTGGAACTACTCTAAACTATTTATTTACTACAGTGTTCTATTAATGagaataaaaatgttttaagaaaTACTAGCTGAGATCTATCTGAGTTCTAAAAAATCAGTACAAAAAACATATTGGtacatttctttttatttagatttttcaataCCAACTAATtgtgtttatattctttaacCTCTTTCCACATGTAAATGACGCTGCAAATCTCGCCGCTCACGTCAAAAACCACTAAAATGCTGACGGgatttttatttccttttcgACCAAACTACTTGTTCAGTTGATATTATTTATACTGATTATATAATTGAATAAGAAAAAGGACCTACATGTATTATAGTAGTAATTAATGGAGGAATggctttctataattttaaaatgatagatgcAAGTGAATATGCCAAAAAAGCAGTGGCCATATAAGAGGTGGACGGGGTTCAAATGTGAGCCTCTTTCATCAGTCGAAAGGTCATTGGATAACAATAGTGCCTTCTATAATACATAAATTAGTCTTACgcctcgttttttttttttcactattattttattaagtagaaaatataagaacatACAAGTCCAAAAACAAGGTcatttaaaaaccatacaaGCCCATACGGCAAACATAAAAGATCAGAGACCAAAACAATGGCCCACTTAAAACCCAAAAAAGAACAGAGGAAGAAAAGGTAACAGGTCACATCAACGTGTTCACCGCACAAGAACGGAGCGACACGTATTGAAAGCACTTCACTGTCTTCACCGACCAAGACGTCGCCGAAACTAAACGGCAATCTCCGGAAAACACCGGGAAACAGGCTCACTAACAACACACCAACCAACTTCAACGCAAATTCTTTCCTCGCTTGATTTCTATTCCATGGAGAGAATCAATCGACCTATTCGAGATCTCATCCATCATCCTAAGCCATAAACACGAGGAGAACTTTACCCATATCAGACTCACTATGCAGAGGAGATCATCAATCTACCCCAAGATCTCATCCACAAAACCACAAAACCCTTGTGCTCGTTTTTCAAAGAGCTTCAATCGATCTAAATCGAGATCTTTTCCAGGAGCCGAACCACCAAACACAAGGCAGAATTTTCTATCGCTTCAGATTTGAACCGTAAACCATCGGACCCACCAACCATGTTAAACCACACTAACGCTCTCGGAAATAACTCCGGGAGAGAAGTCGCCGTCAGCACGAAGGAACAGTGCAACGCAGAGCCATATACCGACCGTTCACCTTCAACGAATAGGTGCAGCGTCGGAGCCAAAAGCCGACCAACCACTGAGGAAAGTGCTTCGCCGGAAGAGCCCAATCAAGGGCAGAGTTTTACTGGTTTCATCTCATCACTTCTCTCTGTAAAAGATACGTGAGAGAGAACagagaagaaggagagagaaCCCTTTCTTACGCCTCGTTATTTTGAGTTCGTTTAATATGTAATAACCAGAGATTTGTACTTTTGTCTCCGTTATATTTTGTAAGTTGTCGCCTTCACATGCATACACATGTCCCATGTTTCAAATCGTGAAcaccaattaaaataaaatatattatcagATAATATAGACATATTTTTGGCATAAACCTAAAATTTGTTGTCCTCCCTCAGTGAGGAACGAATCTTCGATTGCTGGTTCAAAAGGTCAATTAATTGTTCTTCACGcatcataacttttttttttgcttttgtcGTATATAGTTTACAAAGTAATTCACTGCCGTAGACCGAAAGAAGAATTAATTATGAATATTATAGGATTGGCACTAATTTGGGTAAAGCAGAGAGGTGGATCCCAAAGCAGAGAAGGCCAAGTCTTTGGGTTTGTACCTTCAAACCCATATCAATCAAAATACTGTTCAATAATAAGCTCtcaatttgaccaaaaaaaaaaactctcagtTATCTAAATACTGAGTTCactcgcaaaaaaaaaaatactgttCAATAACAAACTCTCAGTTATCTAGATTCAAGTTCACTCGCAAAAAGAAAAGTCTAGCCGCAGTAAACAGAAAGAGAAAATAGAATTTATGTAGTGCCTTGCAAGGTCGTAAACCAAGGTATTAAAATAAGCAAGCTAACTTTCATATTTAGAGCTTGATTGGGAGGCGGACAAAAAGCGGATGAGACACTCAAGCGTACGGCCCACCCTTAGCTTCTCCATTCAAcagtttttgtaaataaaaatttgatctgctttgtttattattattatactaTTAGACTGCATGCAGTCTAATTTTATGATGAAAATATACATTCTAATCAGAAATTATCTATATACCAAGGACGTAAAATACAAAAACGGATAGCATAGCCCACAGTGTCAGGAAGCAACCGTCTTTCaccgttcacatggatcaagatctaccggtttggttcacagagtcagTATCAATATGTATAAgttaatgacaaaaaaaaaagacacatcctaatatattttaacttctTTTAAACCAATACAACTATTGCAATGAAAAAACATATTGTTAAGCTGAAAATatacatacttatatattttgcaacatttttaaaacaatgTCATTTTTAAGATAAAAGGACATTTGTTATCATGAAAAGTTATGACCTTTGAAATTTCTATGGATAAAATACACATCTTTAGGTATTTTgacaacttattttttaaaattacaaattttatgAGGAAAGACTCATCCTTATACATTTTAACAACttttaaaccaatgaaaattcttaaaatgaaaaaacacATTATTAAGATAAAAAGATACATACATATGTATTATAATGAAACTTTTAAAGCAATGCTATTTTTAAGATGAAAAACACATAATTATAGAGAGACacttacactacaagaaaacatatacTTAACGACGACCAAAACCGTAgttaattcgtcgtaaaaggctctttacgacgaaataacctCGAAAATCATTTCGTCGTTAATCGTCCACCATAAACCATTTTTCCTCACTAAATCGTCGTAAAGCTATGTGGAATccatttcgtcgtaaaatgGCTATTAATATATTCGTTGTAATATACACGTAATTTAAGGACGTCTATTTACTCGTAAAAAAACGGAAGAAATTGTCGTAAAGGACACATaaaatttacgacgaatttgcGTGTCAGTCGTAGTAACTTCGAAGTAATATTTTATGAGGAACTTGGGTCTACTCCCACGTAAATTACTCATTTAATTTACGTTGATATAAAGAGTATTTTCTCGTTAAATAGTTGTAAACTTAGCTATGAATTTACTTTGATTCTTGGCTTTTcactaataaaatattaaaattaatgtattttactaaaactattaaaaaaatccaaaaatattttataaatatttaagtttcaaatttataatacaataaaaagaagaaggaaaaaaactAGCTAGGGGTTCGGCGGAGCGTTCAGCTGCGTTCTTGACTCCTTCTCTCCAGCTCCCCGTTCTCCTCTGCGGAGCGTCGTGGCTGTGGAATCCCAAGTCCCGCCCGTCTCGCCTGCAACATGCTCTCCAATTGCAGATTGCCATCCACTTGAACGTTCAGAAAACTTTCGAATGAATCCAATTTGAGCTTGTGTCGCGCTCAAATCAGAAGGCGTCGCACTTAACTTAGAACGCAGCTGAGAAGTTTCATTTATCCTGTCTCTGACCATAAGACGATGTCACCCTCGGGACATCGTTAATGGAACCGATTCCCAACGTACATTCCTTTTTTTAGGGACCACCTTAAAAAAGATTAATTTAGTgataaaatattagattaaatgaataataataataataataataataataataataataataataataataataataataataataataataatagtaaattaGTATCTCTTCATAAatcttatccacttcaggtgtggatattCTGACGGGTATTTCATCGGGGAACTTCTGGATCAGTTGGGTCTCGCACTTTTCAATCCGAGCAAACATGTCGTTGTAGATTTACTCAGACATGGGATCTACAAATTtcctaatctttttcttgtgggtcctctcatAAAGCTCCTTAAGAGACGGTAGTAGCTTCATTGATGTGGaccaatgagaaggatgtcaacTTGGAGCTTGATAGGTTGCTACAGTGGTGGAGTTTTGGTTCGTGTACATGTGTTACACATGGAGAGTAATGCGTGACACATGCTTCGGAGAATAAAAACGAAACATCAAGAGGAGGTGTGTGATATTTCCATATACTTAGTTGACGAAATAATCATTAAAGGAATGTTATTAGATCACAAATTGGAAGATTTGGTGATGCTATATTAGATAATAGGAAaagattatttaatatatattgtgGTTTTACCTAAGATTAGGGTTAGAGCTTCCACGTTGTAATTCTCAGAGAGAAACACAAAGGATTTTTGGGTTTCATAGCTGAGTGAATTGGTAGACTTGATCAACAGGTGTTGAGTCAAGCAAGTTGGGTGTGTTAGAAATCGATCCGTGTCGAGTTGTGTAATTCGAATCAAACAAATCTGTAAGAGATTGTGTAAAGGATTTCTGATAAAAGATAGAAGAGTTCTTGGAATTACTTTGTGCCTTGTGCTTTCGTTGTATCTCAAttttacaattggtatcagagcaggaCACCTAAACGAAGGAGGGTTCTTCGAACCAAGGTGAGACCCTGAGAAGAGAATATGGCGATTTTAGCACACAATATTTTGCTGCTGAATGATGTGAATTATGGATATTGGAAAGTGAGAATTAGGGCAAACTTACGTGGAGCTGATGAAGATATAGGGACAGTTGTTCAATATGGATGGGAAGAACCGTGGGTGTAATAACACTtacgagcagatagaattttagtcgagaaatttttttaagatcagtttgaagattgatcgatcagaatttaaataaaaattgacacggtgaattaatctcgacggggctgtcttttggtcgaaaaaccatcttttgatggttctggtcgagtgttaattattattgtcgatttttattcatgctgggcgagtttattcagagcaggacgagattcgaatgatgaaaaatatttagtcgaaacagtccgaaaaactatcgacaaaactctgaaaattatttctgaacagtcttatgctttgcaccttctagcctacttgcttcctaagtaattaggtcacatgacctgcacctacttgcttgcctgcttgctcattaattCAGTCACATGATTGTCACCAGCTGCTTCCAACTTTCTTcttgggagggaaaggacagcagcttgctgttggaagtgctgaagctgctctccacatgtcctttctcagccttgctttgtgctgagtgaaactctcacctgaagcaacttcttatgttataaaacaccatcttctgtcctctggacgttcataacctgcaagaaaaaccagagaaaaattcagagagaaagagagaaagaagagagaaaaatttgtgagaaaaactagttgaaaaattcagagaagataattgagcatggacaaacctttctcaccatcctgtgactttatccagtgtgttctggtgtggttaagagctgaaggtttggtgtccaagagtttagaatcactcatgttcttcagcctttgattttgattggaaagatggttgtggatcagtttctgtgagaagttttgttggtttgcctacactggagataaattctgaataaatccaaccatggattcttgtggtgttgatcaggttaattcgtggttagcttgaagataGACAActagtcaagtttaattagttgagtaaaactggtaagcttcagcttcttgattcagcaatgttttgatgagaaccaattgctgtatgttggttaacctctcaggatcagttgtctaaggtcttgttctcttcagtcttgattggtttatgatttaatcagtctcatagaaccagtagacgaactgataagaattatgggaattaaaccgaactgatttgatcttgtttagaactgaattgagctgagtatgttctgctctgatctgagccgagctgtctatggtctgaaattgtcttgaactgatgtcgtctgagtataaccgagttaagctgttgggaattgactagaaccggagttagctgagcatgattaagctgatatgaaccgagttaaattgttaaagcttgaaccgagctgaacatggtatcaatctgtcttgaaccgaactgatatgagagaactgaactgaaatgttataaactgagttgagtttcttcttgaaccagactagtgaaccttatgttccaactgttatgttttgaattcagatggccaaggagagtattcggatcagccggatccttgtgatggttctgaaccgagagtgatccaaaagtaaagtgtgattagcttgagctcgagtctagtcttccttagccaatctcatggatttaaaggtgagtctagatagatgatgaatgaattatgaatgagtatgcatgattgcatattgaatatggttgattaattaagaattaatcatgaattaattaagggataattattgattaattaaggattaatcatgtattaattaatgagtaattatggttgattgattaagtattatcccttgatctatatttatatatgaagtatttatctagtttaaatacttaagaattaataagaataattctttgaggttatcccgagccttagtacttattctcaagtactaatctataagtattctattaataagtgtgaatcatgtgaagtcttattgtatactcactctcccgaaattcccgcattaccgtgaattggtcctgcgatatggatcaaggtcatgaagacacgatgatggggtcgcaccctggaggccgtgtaactgcatgcagcgttggatgttctatcttggaatatctgatagagatgatggttatatttattccccgttaagctcggttagccttggtggttttccgggtttagcatatatatatattaagagtgagtgattggcgggtatcgtggaggtgatgtttaagatagattcacatggatggattgagaggccttataattatattaattatggaatataattccactgcattcaaatggtgtcgcttgctcatgactcatttgatatgcaggtaaccagtaggtgggagacctttactctaggacgggaaggaacggcattagccagcggtagttttattatccttgcagtcgttttgatatactttatgtataaggtttgttgaccgaaaccctcgaggttaatctataagattttgtaagattcttttaaatgaataagtatatagtgtataaagaatgtttttaaagtacgggtttcaaatgatattagtccttgtccggacgaaccaactattgggtattactcttaaggttgtaaagcctcgggttgtacctaataggatatgtgtacttaggcggttggcctaaggtacctggatttatttcgggaacttcgggttagtcgtttatgtgcacattgtggcttctcggtttggtttcagttacc comes from the Brassica rapa cultivar Chiifu-401-42 chromosome A01, CAAS_Brap_v3.01, whole genome shotgun sequence genome and includes:
- the LOC103874089 gene encoding transmembrane protein DDB_G0273707/DDB_G0273361; this encodes MALLPVKPLSFHRFQVFPRHLITPAVSTVPGMVSAGFKSHHFVGLPSYDLCIHESVRHMRSLRSWSNRRRVSRTVGVSMPVASAEDLPAASWDSWKPDKTTVAPSLSDVIWPAAGAFAAMAIMGSIDQMLNPKGISMSVAPLGAVSAILFTTPSVPAARKYNIFVAQIGCAAIGVLTFSIFGPGWLSRSIALAASIAFMVIARASHPPAASLPLLFIDGAKLQKLNFWYVLFPSAAACILLCFLQEIVCYLKKNLKF